The sequence below is a genomic window from Pseudomonas cannabina.
TTTGCATCTGCCTGACGCAACGCGTGCAATGCTGATTCAAGCCGTGCACCGCGCATAGCTCCGTCACTGGCGATGAAGGCAGCGGCGTCGTCCCGGGCGGCCATGATCAGCTTGTTATCGAAAGGTGCTGTGGTGACCTGGCTGGTAACGTAGCCGGTCTTGACCAGGCCTTGTGTGGTCGTATCGAACGCCTGGACCTGACTGATGAACATCAGGCTGGCAAAGGGTGCGATAAACAGGAGGTGCAGTAAACGCATGGCTTTCACAAACCGGCAAAACAGGCGCCAAGGCTAGCGCAATGCTTGCGCCAGAGCTACCCCGACGCTCGGCCGGGGCGCAGCGGTCAGATGGTCAGGATGGCCTGAGCCAATTGACCGTCGGTGGCTTGCAGTTCCGGCAATTGCTGACGGATGTGCTGAAGCGCACCTTCCAGACGAGCAGTGCGGATTTCGCCAGAACTGGCAACAAAGCTGGCGGCGTCGCTGCGCGCTGCGAGGACGATTTTGTCGTCCTTCAAGGAGGAGATATTGGACGTGGCACGGGTCGATGCGTTGACCGCATCAACTACAGCATCAGTGGTCACGATAAAGCTGGAGGCGTGGGCGCCTGCAGCAGCGGTCAACAGGAAGGCAGCACCAAGGGTACGTAGCAGAGACATGATCGAGTTCCATCGTGGGCTAAAAGGCACAGGCCGCTTGCGAAGCCAAAGGGCTGATGTAGTGCGCTAGATTATCCCACCGGCAGAGGGCTGTCATGACGGCAGAGTGTCAGAGGCGCAATTGGTCAGGAGAAAGGAGTAACTGTTCTGCTGCTTTATCATGGTATGAAGACTGTACTGCTTTAGTGAGATCGGGCAAATGTACCACCCTGAAACGACAAAACCCGCCTCGGTTACCGGAGACGGGTTTTGTGTGAAGCAATTCGGGTTGCTGACGGGAAGCCCTTGGGCCTGGAGCCAGCGAGCGCTGAATTAGCGCCAGAACGGCTTGCTCAGCTCTTCGTAGCGCTGGGATTCG
It includes:
- a CDS encoding DUF2388 domain-containing protein, which encodes MRLLHLLFIAPFASLMFISQVQAFDTTTQGLVKTGYVTSQVTTAPFDNKLIMAARDDAAAFIASDGAMRGARLESALHALRQADAKLHASDLELAHAILVQ
- a CDS encoding DUF2388 domain-containing protein; protein product: MSLLRTLGAAFLLTAAAGAHASSFIVTTDAVVDAVNASTRATSNISSLKDDKIVLAARSDAASFVASSGEIRTARLEGALQHIRQQLPELQATDGQLAQAILTI